The Nerophis lumbriciformis linkage group LG34, RoL_Nlum_v2.1, whole genome shotgun sequence genome includes a window with the following:
- the cep43 gene encoding centrosomal protein 43 isoform X1 produces MSAAEDDTELRDLLIQNLENNGVLNKLKAEMRAAVFLALEEQDRLENKTPLVNDNLKKCLNTKDGRLVASLIVDFLRVFHLDFSLAVFQPEINTLSGLDSRQLLCSELGLSEAELNTNSPVLLELVRRGRHKVTSIMAAEVVLDEDRITSPPVNKVAISGGEEEEQQDCEPVKEVDSRPMSLAPDLRLGVDVDGDMEEHQDKDDSFFDDPKPKPQKTYGWQGDTGGSRQRPPELLSEATQIPEGGEGGCASERIHSQTASNSREKEFRDQKVCSKADPEDDVEYDDDFNSNRSDLYKSELSISEDIEEVSIEGPDNSEKLEYTVDESVSQLSHSHGVDYMEEVA; encoded by the exons ATGTCTGCTGCAGAAGACGACACAGAACTGAGGGATCTTCTCATCCAGAACTTAGAAAACAACGGAGTTCTAAACAAGCTCAAG GCGGAGATGAGGGCTGCTGTGTTTCTGGCATTGGAGGAACAGGATCGTCTGGAG AACAAGACACCGTTGGTCAATGACAACCTAAAGAAATGTCTCAACACGAAAGATG GTCGTCTGGTGGCCAGTCTCATTGTGGACTTCCTGCGAGTGTTTCATCTCGACTTTAGCCTGGCCGTTTTCCAGCCGGAGATCAACACG CTGAGTGGTCTGGACAGTCGTCAGTTGCTCTGCAGCGAACTCGGCCTGTCGGAGGCGGAGCTGAACACTAACTCACCTGTGCTACTGGAGCTCGTCCGACGAGGGCGGCACAAAGTCACGTCCATCATGGCCGCTGAG GTGGTGTTAGACGAGGACAGAATCACTTCTCCACCTGTCAACAAG GTCGCCATCTCTGGTGGCGAGGAAGAGGAGCAGCAGGACTGCGAACCTGTTAAGGAGGTGGACAGCAGGCCTATGTCTTTAGCTCCTGACCTGCGCTTGGGCGTGGATGTAGACGGGGACATGGAGGAGCACCAGGATAAGGATGATTCCTTTTTTGATGACCCTAAGCCTAAACCCCAGAAGACCTATGGCTG GCAAGGGGACACTGGCGGAAGCAGGCAGCGTCCACCAGAATTGTTGTCAGAGGCGACACAGATAccagaaggaggagaaggaggatgcGCATCAGAAAGGATTCACAGTCAGACGG CATCAAATTCCAGAGAGAAAGAATTCCGAGACCAGAAGGTCTGCAGCAAAGCTGATCCAG AGGACGATGTTGAATATGACGACGACTTCAACAG CAATCGATCTGATCTCTACAAGAGCGAGCTGAGCATCAGCGAGGACATCGAGGAGGTTTCCATTGAGGGACCCGACAACAGCGAAAAG CTGGAGTACACAGTGGACGAGAGTGTCTCTCAGCTGAGCCACAGTCATGGCGTGGACTACATGGAGGAGGTGGCCTGA
- the cep43 gene encoding centrosomal protein 43 isoform X2 — MVSWFFEKLLSRLVASLIVDFLRVFHLDFSLAVFQPEINTLSGLDSRQLLCSELGLSEAELNTNSPVLLELVRRGRHKVTSIMAAEVVLDEDRITSPPVNKVAISGGEEEEQQDCEPVKEVDSRPMSLAPDLRLGVDVDGDMEEHQDKDDSFFDDPKPKPQKTYGWQGDTGGSRQRPPELLSEATQIPEGGEGGCASERIHSQTASNSREKEFRDQKVCSKADPEDDVEYDDDFNSNRSDLYKSELSISEDIEEVSIEGPDNSEKLEYTVDESVSQLSHSHGVDYMEEVA; from the exons ATGGTCAGCTGGTTCTTTGAGAAACTTCTAA GTCGTCTGGTGGCCAGTCTCATTGTGGACTTCCTGCGAGTGTTTCATCTCGACTTTAGCCTGGCCGTTTTCCAGCCGGAGATCAACACG CTGAGTGGTCTGGACAGTCGTCAGTTGCTCTGCAGCGAACTCGGCCTGTCGGAGGCGGAGCTGAACACTAACTCACCTGTGCTACTGGAGCTCGTCCGACGAGGGCGGCACAAAGTCACGTCCATCATGGCCGCTGAG GTGGTGTTAGACGAGGACAGAATCACTTCTCCACCTGTCAACAAG GTCGCCATCTCTGGTGGCGAGGAAGAGGAGCAGCAGGACTGCGAACCTGTTAAGGAGGTGGACAGCAGGCCTATGTCTTTAGCTCCTGACCTGCGCTTGGGCGTGGATGTAGACGGGGACATGGAGGAGCACCAGGATAAGGATGATTCCTTTTTTGATGACCCTAAGCCTAAACCCCAGAAGACCTATGGCTG GCAAGGGGACACTGGCGGAAGCAGGCAGCGTCCACCAGAATTGTTGTCAGAGGCGACACAGATAccagaaggaggagaaggaggatgcGCATCAGAAAGGATTCACAGTCAGACGG CATCAAATTCCAGAGAGAAAGAATTCCGAGACCAGAAGGTCTGCAGCAAAGCTGATCCAG AGGACGATGTTGAATATGACGACGACTTCAACAG CAATCGATCTGATCTCTACAAGAGCGAGCTGAGCATCAGCGAGGACATCGAGGAGGTTTCCATTGAGGGACCCGACAACAGCGAAAAG CTGGAGTACACAGTGGACGAGAGTGTCTCTCAGCTGAGCCACAGTCATGGCGTGGACTACATGGAGGAGGTGGCCTGA
- the LOC133576371 gene encoding C-1-tetrahydrofolate synthase, cytoplasmic-like codes for MFSLLRHQMSSCYGGRRSIATVISGNTTSKLVRERLKKEVDKMKMSEFRPSLVVLQVGNREDSNLYISSKMKAAAEVGIDAAHVRLPNTSTQKEVLRTIMSVNEDTSVHGLIVQLPLDSVHAIDMELITNAVSPLKDVDGLSCINAGKLSRGDLNNCFIPCTPNGCMELIRQTGVGVAGKHAVVVGRSKIVGAPMHDLLLWHHATVTTCHSKTRDLPEQVGRADILVVGAGKAEMVHGDWLKEGSVVIDCGINHVPDKTKASGKRVVGDVHYLSANQKAGYITPVPGGVGPMTVAMLMQNTVISAQRFLANMD; via the exons ATGTTCTCTCTCTTACGCCACCAAATGTCCTCTTGTTATGGTGGCAGACGCTCCATAGCAACTGTCATCTCTGGAAACACAACATCCAA GCTAGTGAGGGAGAGGCTGAAAAAGGAAGTGGACAAGATGAAGATGTCAGAGTTCAGACCAAGTCTGGTGGTTCTACAG gtGGGAAACAGAGAAGACTCCAACTTGTACATCAGCAGTAAAATGAAAGCTGCAGCTGAG GTGGGCATTGATGCCGCGCACGTGAGGCTGCCCAACACATCCACACAAAAGGAG GTGCTGAGGACCATCATGTCCGTCAACGAGGACACATCTGTGCACGGCCTTATTGTCCAACTTCCTCTGGACTCTGTGCACGCCATCGACATGGAGCTAATCACCAACGCTGTCTCGCCGCTCAAAGACGTGGACGG gctgaGTTGCATCAATGCAGGGAAGTTGTCTCGTGGAGACTTGAACAATTGTTTCATCCCGTGCACACCCAACGGCTGCATGGAACTAATCAGACAGACAG GTGTGGGCGTGGCAGGAAAACACGCTGTGGTGGTCGGCCGCAGCAAGATCGTGGGCGCGCCTATGCATGACCTGCTGCTGTGGCATCACGCTACCGTCACCACCTGCCACTCAAAGACGCGCGACCTACCTGAGCAG GTGGGCAGGGCAGACATCCTGGTGGTGGGGGCGGGAAAAGCAGAAATGGTGCATGGGGATTGGCTGAAAGAGGGCTCCGTGGTCATTGACTGTGGAATCAATCACGTGCCAG ACAAAACCAAGGCTAGCGGCAAGCGCGTGGTCGGCGACGTCCACTACCTCTCAGCCAATCAGAAAGCAGGATACATCACTCCAGTTCCAGGAGGGGTGGGACCAATGACGGTGGCCATGCTCATGCAG AACACGGTGATCAGTGCTCAGCGCTTCCTTGCCAACATGGACTGA
- the zbtb25 gene encoding zinc finger and BTB domain-containing protein 25 isoform X2, with product MEVSAHSLFLLQQLNVQREFGFLCDCTVAIGNVYFKAHRAVLAAFSNYFKMIFIHQSSECIKIQPADIQPDVFSYLLHVMYTGSCPKQAVEQTRLEDGIKFLHAHQLCCKNGEGATDAAADAVRMSNLYGIQISSQLGPKEAPTLSKTVVGEGGLRSGLSMAVGLEGVQSEGQGSSLRDVRSVASGDDCDVTTAIKQECRDDEGGDAGRGTWSPVQDGSLGQSAAFKEQSPVLTCPRCGHRCSSPEGLREHLFSHALDPALFTEGLSHGTELRASGENAERLDAGCLEEALRQSRALATQLAAELRRSRAGADVGLTGPAPSATHSRKRKITCAVCGVRFSHKSQLQEHMYAHTAKPTRHHRHSRLCGQLFHSSTHFCEGTVEPGTEGGASAGAPPEEANREAQDNGSSCYSLDSEISQESADGGQGE from the exons atGGAGGTGTCGGCTCACAGCCTCTTCCTGCTGCAGCAGCTCAATGTGCAGCGAGAGTTTGGCTTCCTGTGCGACTGCACAGTCGCCATCGGAAACGTCTACTTCAAGGCCCACCGCGCCGTGCTGGCCGCCTTCTCCAACTACTTCAAGATGATCTTCATCCACCAGAGCAG tgagTGCATCAAGATTCAACCCGCCGACATCCAGCCTGACGTGTTCAGCTACCTGCTACACGTCATGTATACAGGCTCGTGTCCCAAGCAGGCGGTGGAGCAGACGCGTCTGGAGGACGGAATCAAGTTCCTCCACGCCCACCAGCTGTGTTGCAAGAACGGCGAGGGCGCCACCGACGCAGCTGCAGACGCGGTCCGCATGTCCAACCTGTACGGCATCCAGATCTCATCCCAGCTGGGCCCCAAAGAGGCGCCCACGCTCTCCAAGACCGTTGTAGGAGAGGGGGGACTGCGGAGCGGGCTGTCAATGGCCGTGGGCCTAGAAGGCGTCCAATCAGAGGGTCAGGGATCATCTCTGCGGGACGTCCGCTCCGTAGCATCCGGCGACGACTGCGACGTCACGACCGCCATCAAGCAGGAGTGTCGGGATGATGAGGGCGGAGACGCGGGCCGGGGGACGTGGTCGCCAGTTCAGGATGGCAGCCTCGGTCAGAGCGCGGCGTTTAAAGAGCAGTCGCCAGTCCTCACTTGTCCTCgctgcggccaccgctgctcctCACCTGAGGGCTTGCGAGAGCACCTGTTCAGCCATGCCCTCGACCCCGCCCTTTTTACGGAGGGGCTGTCACATGGCACAGAACTGCGCGCCAGTGGTGAAAATGCAGAACGTCTGGACGCGGGTTGCCTGGAGGAGGCGCTACGTCAGAGCCGGGCGCTCGCCACTCAGCTGGCAGCGGAGCTCAGGAGAAGCCGGGCAGGAGCAGATGTCGGACTGACAGGCCCCGCCCCTTCCGCCACACACTCTCGTAAGCGAAAGATCACGTGCGCCGTGTGTGGCGTGCGCTTCTCCCACAAGAGTCAGCTGCAGGAGCACATGTACGCGCACACCGCTAAGCCCACACGCCATCATCGCCACAGCCGCCTCTGTGGCCAGCTCTTCCACAGCTCCACCCACTTCTGTGAGGGCACAGTGGAGCCCGGGACAGAGGGCGGGGCTTCAGCTGGTGCACCACCTGAGGAGGCGAACAGAGAAGCGCAGGACAACGGAAGCTCGTGTTACTCGCTCGACTCCGAGATCTCTCAGGAGAGTGCTGACGGAGGGCAGGGCGAGTGA
- the zbtb25 gene encoding zinc finger and BTB domain-containing protein 25 isoform X1 has product MSRDLTQFGAETIIWLTTLVSFGGKTAINRSISRRVHVNPHACLRATERMLTSTLLHDNKMTMETQMEVSAHSLFLLQQLNVQREFGFLCDCTVAIGNVYFKAHRAVLAAFSNYFKMIFIHQSSECIKIQPADIQPDVFSYLLHVMYTGSCPKQAVEQTRLEDGIKFLHAHQLCCKNGEGATDAAADAVRMSNLYGIQISSQLGPKEAPTLSKTVVGEGGLRSGLSMAVGLEGVQSEGQGSSLRDVRSVASGDDCDVTTAIKQECRDDEGGDAGRGTWSPVQDGSLGQSAAFKEQSPVLTCPRCGHRCSSPEGLREHLFSHALDPALFTEGLSHGTELRASGENAERLDAGCLEEALRQSRALATQLAAELRRSRAGADVGLTGPAPSATHSRKRKITCAVCGVRFSHKSQLQEHMYAHTAKPTRHHRHSRLCGQLFHSSTHFCEGTVEPGTEGGASAGAPPEEANREAQDNGSSCYSLDSEISQESADGGQGE; this is encoded by the exons ATGTCGCGAGACTTGACGCAGTTTGGCGCCGAAACAATCATTTGGCTGACGACGCTCGTCTCTTTTGGCGGTAAGACAGCAATCAACAGATCAATCAGCCGCAGGGTGCACGTGAACCCGCATGCGTGCTTGCGTGCGACGGAGCGAATGTTGACAAGCACGCTGCTGCATGACAATAAGATGACAATGGAGACGCAG atGGAGGTGTCGGCTCACAGCCTCTTCCTGCTGCAGCAGCTCAATGTGCAGCGAGAGTTTGGCTTCCTGTGCGACTGCACAGTCGCCATCGGAAACGTCTACTTCAAGGCCCACCGCGCCGTGCTGGCCGCCTTCTCCAACTACTTCAAGATGATCTTCATCCACCAGAGCAG tgagTGCATCAAGATTCAACCCGCCGACATCCAGCCTGACGTGTTCAGCTACCTGCTACACGTCATGTATACAGGCTCGTGTCCCAAGCAGGCGGTGGAGCAGACGCGTCTGGAGGACGGAATCAAGTTCCTCCACGCCCACCAGCTGTGTTGCAAGAACGGCGAGGGCGCCACCGACGCAGCTGCAGACGCGGTCCGCATGTCCAACCTGTACGGCATCCAGATCTCATCCCAGCTGGGCCCCAAAGAGGCGCCCACGCTCTCCAAGACCGTTGTAGGAGAGGGGGGACTGCGGAGCGGGCTGTCAATGGCCGTGGGCCTAGAAGGCGTCCAATCAGAGGGTCAGGGATCATCTCTGCGGGACGTCCGCTCCGTAGCATCCGGCGACGACTGCGACGTCACGACCGCCATCAAGCAGGAGTGTCGGGATGATGAGGGCGGAGACGCGGGCCGGGGGACGTGGTCGCCAGTTCAGGATGGCAGCCTCGGTCAGAGCGCGGCGTTTAAAGAGCAGTCGCCAGTCCTCACTTGTCCTCgctgcggccaccgctgctcctCACCTGAGGGCTTGCGAGAGCACCTGTTCAGCCATGCCCTCGACCCCGCCCTTTTTACGGAGGGGCTGTCACATGGCACAGAACTGCGCGCCAGTGGTGAAAATGCAGAACGTCTGGACGCGGGTTGCCTGGAGGAGGCGCTACGTCAGAGCCGGGCGCTCGCCACTCAGCTGGCAGCGGAGCTCAGGAGAAGCCGGGCAGGAGCAGATGTCGGACTGACAGGCCCCGCCCCTTCCGCCACACACTCTCGTAAGCGAAAGATCACGTGCGCCGTGTGTGGCGTGCGCTTCTCCCACAAGAGTCAGCTGCAGGAGCACATGTACGCGCACACCGCTAAGCCCACACGCCATCATCGCCACAGCCGCCTCTGTGGCCAGCTCTTCCACAGCTCCACCCACTTCTGTGAGGGCACAGTGGAGCCCGGGACAGAGGGCGGGGCTTCAGCTGGTGCACCACCTGAGGAGGCGAACAGAGAAGCGCAGGACAACGGAAGCTCGTGTTACTCGCTCGACTCCGAGATCTCTCAGGAGAGTGCTGACGGAGGGCAGGGCGAGTGA
- the zbtb1 gene encoding zinc finger and BTB domain-containing protein 1 — MARSSHSEHVLQQLNNQREWGFLCDCLIAIDDIYFRAHKAVLAACSSYFRMMFIRDQQGAARLDLSNMQISAECFDLILQLMYLGRIVAGNYDFDHLKASMAYLQMYYIPDSLDDLRDNHAPNLAPCSSASLSSSSTVTSGGKMMFGVRMYERQKPAPAQELNRLARSVSRSEGGATEDGPSLPVLAVDGGAEQPCDLRKRNAGRSVALKERPRFGRTFTCDDCGFVFSCEKLLIEHILTCTNRKTYQPGQSGDADAAVTAESSASDSAEEHRALSDLCSLAVVPNSEAESTRCVSIKTEPPDSPLAEAQCVDGTVLVSASVGKAAPNEGGTLLEEAPSVSGVDMPLCDASGTSAQFFEVKEEESEAAPCELCGTLLSEDDKSAHYLSSHMGHICACGRCGQVLIKGRQLQEHAERCAETLGGESDSHDEDEPHAVEEGAELACPHCGLPFHSESLALEHALSCHEPDLFRGGPDHRRKHFCTICGKGFYQRCHLREHYTVHTKEKQFTCQTCGKRFLRERQLRLHTDMHRGVARYVCPVCDQGTFLKHDHVRHMISHLAAGETICQVCCQIFPGGEQLEEHMDVHLYVCGVCGQKFRLRKDMRSHYNQKHAKRL; from the coding sequence ATGGCGAGGTCGAGTCACAGCGAGCACGTCCTCCAGCAGCTCAACAACCAGCGCGAGTGGGGCTTCTTGTGCGACTGCCTCATCGCAATCGATGACATCTACTTCCGGGCTCACAAGGCGGTGCTAGCGGCCTGCAGCTCCTACTTCAGGATGATGTTTATCCGCGACCAGCAGGGAGCGGCGCGACTAGACCTCAGCAACATGCAGATCAGTGCCGAGTGCTTCGACCTCATCCTGCAGCTGATGTACCTTGGCCGCATTGTGGCGGGAAACTACGACTTTGACCACCTCAAAGCGTCTATGGCGTACTTACAGATGTACTACATCCCTGACTCCCTGGATGACCTGAGGGACAACCACGCCCCCAATTTAGCCCCGTGTTCATCGGCGTCCTTGTCCAGCTCGTCAACGGTGACCTCTGGCGGGAAAATGATGTTTGGCGTCCGCATGTATGAGCGGCAGAAACCTGCGCCTGCTCAGGAACTGAATCGCCTCGCCAGATCCGTCAGCAGGTCCGAGGGGGGCGCGACAGAAGACGGGCCCAGCCTGCCCGTCTTGGCTGTGGATGGGGGTGCGGAGCAACCATGTGACCTGAGGAAGAGGAATGCGGGACGGAGCGTAGCCCTAAAGGAACGCCCTCGCTTTGGCCGCACATTTACCTGCGATGACTGTGGATTTGTCTTCAGCTGTGAGAAACTTCTAATCGAGCACATCCTGACTTGCACTAACAGGAAGACTTACCAGCCGGGCCAAAGCGGGGACGCGGATGCCGCTGTCACGGCCGAGAGCTCTGCCTCTGACAGTGCGGAGGAACACAGAGCGCTCTCTGACCTCTGCTCGCTAGCAGTGGTGCCAAACAGTGAGGCGGAATCTACCCGCTGTGTTTCCATCAAGACGGAACCGCCTGACAGCCCGCTCGCCGAAGCCCAGTGCGTCGACGGCAccgttttggtgtctgctagcGTAGGAAAAGCTGCGCCGAACGAAGGAGGAACACTCCTAGAAGAGGCGCCCAGCGTTTCTGGCGTGGACATGCCGCTTTGCGATGCTTCTGGAACATCGGCTCAGTTTTTTGAGGTGAAAGAAGAGGAGAGCGAAGCCGCCCCCTGCGAGCTGTGTGGGACTTTACTAAGCGAAGACGACAAGTCAGCGCACTACCTGTCTAGTCACATGGGCCACATCTGCGCTTGCGGGAGGTGTGGCCAAGTGCTGATCAAAGGCCGCCAACTGCAGGAGCACGCCGAGCGCTGCGCCGAGACCCTCGGTGGTGAGTCGGACTCACACGACGAGGATGAGCCTCACGCTGTGGAAGAGGGGGCGGAGCTTGCCTGCCCTCACTGCGGCCTGCCCTTCCACAGCGAGAGCCTGGCGCTGGAACACGCCTTGTCCTGTCACGAGCCCGACCTCTTCCGCGGCGGGCCAGACCATCGCCGCAAACATTTCTGCACCATCTGCGGCAAAGGCTTCTACCAGCGCTGCCACCTGCGCGAGCACTACACCGTGCACACCAAGGAGAAGCAGTTCACCTGCCAAACGTGCGGCAAGCGCTTCCTACGTGAGCGCCAGCTGCGGCTGCACACGGACATGCACCGCGGCGTGGCGCGCTACGTCTGCCCCGTGTGCGACCAGGGCACCTTCCTCAAGCATGACCATGTCAGGCACATGATTTCGCACCTGGCGGCCGGCGAGACCATTTGCCAGGTGTGCTGTCAAATCTTTCCTGGCGGCGAGCAGCTGGAGGAGCACATGGACGTCCACCTGTACGTGTGCGGTGTGTGCGGACAGAAGTTCCGCCTTCGCAAGGACATGCGCAGTCATTACAACCAGAAACACGCCAAGAGGCTGTAA